The sequence CATACTCATAACCGTATTGTTCGTTGGGTTCTTTTTTCTCGAGGGGTTTGACTTTGGAGTGGGAATTTTACTTCCCTTCTTAGGCAAAAATGATCAAGAACGTCGAGTAGTTATTAATACAATCGGACCTCACTGGGATGGAAACGAAGTCTGGCTAATTACCGCCGGTGGAGCTATGTTCGCGGCATTTCCTAATTGGTATGCAACCTTATTTAGTGGATTTTTTCTGGCATTGTTTCTGGTTTTATTTTCCTTGATCATTCGAGGAGTAGCCTTTGAGTTCCGCAGTAGTGATCCAAGTCCACTCTGGCGAAACACCTGGGATTGGGTGATTTTCACGGGAAGTTTATTGTCAGCAATCCTTTGGGGAGTAGCAGTGACAAATCTGCTTAAAGGCGTGCCAATCAATGCAGAAATGCAATATGTTGGAACCTTCTTTGATCTTCTTTCTCCTTACACTATCATCGGTGGGTTAACCACATTATTAGTCTTTATGTTTCACGGTGCTCTATTCCTCAGCCTCAAGACAACGGGGGACATGGCTGAACGGTCATTAAAAATAGCTCAAAGAATTGCTTTAGTGGCTATTCCTGTTGTTTTACTGTTAGCAGGTTTAACCTATTATCAGACGGATCTTTTTGCAAGTCTTGGCGCAGGTATAACCTTAATAGGTTCCGGAGTGACGCTTATCCTGGCTGCTGTCTTCTTAAAGACTCGAAAAAATGGCTGGGCATTCGTAACTAACGGCGTAACAATTCTCCTGTTTACTGTATCCGTGTTCTGGGGACTTTTCCCTCGAGTAATGATTTCCAGCCTAAATGCAAACTGGAGTCTCACTATCTACAATGCATCATCCAGCCCATATACCCTCAAGATAATGACGATTGTAGCAATGATTATGGTGCCTATTGTGCTTATATATCAAGGGTGGACCTATTGGGTATTCCGTAACAGAGTCACCGAAAAGAATCTACACTATTAAGAATTTGATATATAATTAAGGGCAAGATATTTCTTGCCCTTAATTAATTTAGACGAGCGCCTAAGGACATGAATTAAGGGGACAGTGGCGAAGTGAAGCCATATGAGGAAACCCCTAACTTTGACGGCCCCAAAATCAAGACAGAAGAACCGTCTCCCTGTCTTGCCGAAGGAGATGATAATAAAATGTTTGATAAGCGGTTAATCAGAGAGGGGAGGTCTGTTTGGAGATTTCTTTTACTAACTATATGTCTTAGTATAGGGATCGCCTTATTAGCTGTTGCCCAGGCCTGGTTTTTCTCCGGCGTAGTCTCCAGAGTGTTCTTAGAAGGGGCTAACCTAAAGGAGACTTGGAATTTCCTCTTGATGATCCTGGCAATTATCATAACTCGGGCAATATTTCAATGGGGCAGTGAAGTATCTGCCTTTGAGGTGGCTTCCTATATAAAGCTAAATTTACGTGAACGATTGCTAAAGCATATTATGTCCTTGGGCCCCCTATATACGAGAGGGGAACGATCCGGGGAACTAATCTCTACGGTTATCGACGGAATTGAAGCACTGGAGGACTATTTTTCGAAATATCTGCCCCAACTATTATTGGCCGCGGGTATACCCTTGGTAATCCTTTGCTTTGTGTTTCCTCGGGATTGGAAGTCCGGAGTGATTCTTCTCGTGACCGGCCCGCTTATACCGATTTTCATGATGTTAATCGGGAAACTTGCTGAGAAAAAATCACTGCAGCAGTGGAAAGATTTAAGTTGGATGAGTGCCCATTTTTTAGATATTCTCCAGGGCTTGACGACTCTAAAAGTATTTGGGCAAGCCAAAAATCAAACCAGGGTTATAGAAAGAGTTAGCGAGTCTTTTCGAAGATCAACCCTGAGTGTGTTAAGAATTGCTTTTCTATCTGCTCTTATGCTGGAGTTTCTGGCAACAATCAGCACTGCTCTGGTAGCAGTGACTATAGGGTTAAGACTGGTTA comes from Desulfosporosinus meridiei DSM 13257 and encodes:
- the cydB gene encoding cytochrome d ubiquinol oxidase subunit II; translated protein: MDLNILWFILITVLFVGFFFLEGFDFGVGILLPFLGKNDQERRVVINTIGPHWDGNEVWLITAGGAMFAAFPNWYATLFSGFFLALFLVLFSLIIRGVAFEFRSSDPSPLWRNTWDWVIFTGSLLSAILWGVAVTNLLKGVPINAEMQYVGTFFDLLSPYTIIGGLTTLLVFMFHGALFLSLKTTGDMAERSLKIAQRIALVAIPVVLLLAGLTYYQTDLFASLGAGITLIGSGVTLILAAVFLKTRKNGWAFVTNGVTILLFTVSVFWGLFPRVMISSLNANWSLTIYNASSSPYTLKIMTIVAMIMVPIVLIYQGWTYWVFRNRVTEKNLHY